From one Gloeocapsa sp. PCC 73106 genomic stretch:
- a CDS encoding 4a-hydroxytetrahydrobiopterin dehydratase produces the protein MASTKLLSQEELNQALQELKGWSIENNKLHNRFQFQSFVEAFGFMTSLALVAEAMGHHPEWFNVYNRVTIDLTTHDAGGITKLDVDLAKKANELAEKC, from the coding sequence ATGGCTAGTACCAAACTTTTATCACAGGAAGAGTTAAATCAAGCCCTCCAAGAGTTAAAGGGTTGGAGTATTGAAAACAACAAACTCCACAATCGCTTTCAGTTTCAGTCTTTTGTAGAAGCATTTGGCTTTATGACCAGTTTAGCGCTAGTAGCCGAAGCCATGGGTCATCATCCGGAATGGTTTAACGTTTACAACCGAGTCACCATCGACTTAACGACTCATGACGCTGGGGGTATTACCAAGTTAGACGTGGATTTGGCTAAAAAAGCCAACGAATTAGCAGAAAAATGCTAA
- a CDS encoding nitroreductase family protein yields MIHLIDEVIRHRRSCKTFDGSPVSHETINELLELAILAPMHRRTNPWRFRVLDKSALERLCAWWSDPTELRAGAEDPDQAQLKAKIFQNQLVPKLGAVIVVTTQRDVNPMINVENRDAVAAAVQNILLAAEGRGLGVGVFWSTGPHWRSTATQDWLGIDREREALVAALSIGGKTGHFKIPPRLPLTEVTAWL; encoded by the coding sequence ATGATTCACTTGATTGACGAGGTGATTCGTCACCGCCGCAGTTGCAAGACTTTTGACGGTAGTCCAGTGTCCCACGAGACTATCAACGAACTGCTTGAACTAGCTATTCTAGCCCCAATGCACAGGCGAACAAACCCGTGGCGTTTTCGCGTCCTCGATAAGTCGGCTCTCGAACGGTTGTGCGCATGGTGGAGCGATCCTACAGAACTACGCGCTGGCGCCGAGGATCCAGATCAAGCTCAGCTCAAAGCAAAGATTTTCCAAAACCAATTAGTTCCGAAACTTGGAGCGGTGATCGTGGTGACCACTCAGCGAGACGTCAACCCGATGATCAATGTTGAGAATCGCGACGCAGTGGCAGCAGCAGTACAGAACATTCTCCTTGCGGCTGAAGGTCGGGGTCTGGGGGTGGGGGTATTTTGGAGTACGGGACCGCACTGGCGCTCTACCGCTACGCAAGACTGGCTCGGCATCGATCGCGAGAGAGAGGCTTTGGTTGCCGCGCTATCTATCGGTGGTAAGACTGGTCATTTCAAAATACCTCCACGATTACCTCTTACGGAAGTGACTGCTTGGCTTTAA
- a CDS encoding S1 RNA-binding domain-containing protein: MNSESMSSPKQNPSFSMDDFAKALEGYEFQFNIGQVVSGKVVQHSLEGVYVDIQAKSLAFLPLREIPVTTASDLAQIIPLDSERDFLIVKEQDAEGQITVSLRQLAMQHAWERLAEVKENGETVEMFVSGTNKGGVTGEIEGLRCFIPRSHLVQKNNLESLVGQSLSANLLEVDPERNKLVLSQRQMARTAAMSELQQGDLVEGKVARIESYGVFVDLNGVTGLLHIKQISNQHIESLFNLFRIGESVKAIIIELDEIKKRISLSTKILEDYPGEIIEKKDQVWETIETRLEKVQRKLSD; the protein is encoded by the coding sequence ATGAATTCAGAATCAATGTCATCCCCTAAGCAAAATCCCTCTTTTTCCATGGACGATTTTGCCAAAGCTTTAGAAGGATACGAATTTCAGTTTAACATAGGACAGGTCGTATCTGGAAAGGTAGTACAACATAGCCTAGAAGGGGTCTACGTCGATATTCAAGCCAAATCTCTCGCTTTTTTGCCTTTACGGGAGATACCAGTCACAACAGCTAGTGATTTAGCCCAGATTATTCCCCTAGACAGCGAAAGAGACTTTTTAATTGTCAAAGAACAAGATGCGGAAGGTCAAATTACCGTTTCTTTGCGCCAGTTAGCGATGCAACACGCTTGGGAACGTCTAGCAGAGGTAAAAGAAAACGGCGAAACAGTAGAAATGTTCGTCAGCGGAACTAATAAAGGCGGTGTGACTGGTGAAATCGAAGGACTCAGATGTTTTATACCGCGATCGCATCTTGTGCAAAAAAATAACCTGGAATCTTTAGTAGGTCAATCACTCAGTGCCAATCTACTCGAAGTAGATCCCGAACGTAATAAACTAGTACTCTCTCAACGACAAATGGCGCGAACTGCTGCTATGAGTGAATTGCAACAAGGCGATCTAGTAGAAGGAAAAGTTGCCAGAATCGAGTCTTATGGTGTCTTCGTGGATTTAAATGGCGTTACTGGATTGCTTCATATTAAGCAGATCAGTAATCAACATATTGAGTCTCTCTTTAACTTGTTTCGTATCGGTGAATCAGTCAAAGCGATCATCATTGAGTTGGACGAAATTAAAAAACGTATCTCTTTATCTACTAAAATTCTGGAAGATTATCCCGGCGAAATCATCGAGAAAAAAGATCAAGTCTGGGAAACTATAGAAACTCGTCTAGAAAAAGTCCAGAGAAAGTTATCAGATTAG
- a CDS encoding DUF29 domain-containing protein, protein MITNNQSSIAKLYREDFVLWVDETVKQLQDRDIVNLDWEHLTEEIEALGNEQRRKVSSYLKQILIHLLLYRYWVSEKERCSRSWEKEIESFRDNLEDLLESKTLYNHFSQEIERIYPKALSRVIQKTGLDRGIFPTNCPFTPAEILDFGFLPD, encoded by the coding sequence ATGATTACCAACAATCAATCCTCCATTGCTAAACTCTACAGAGAAGATTTTGTTTTATGGGTAGATGAAACCGTTAAACAACTTCAGGACAGAGATATTGTTAATTTAGACTGGGAGCATTTGACTGAGGAAATAGAAGCTTTGGGAAATGAGCAAAGACGCAAAGTAAGTAGTTATCTAAAGCAAATTTTGATTCACTTATTACTGTACCGTTATTGGGTATCAGAAAAGGAAAGATGTTCTCGCAGTTGGGAAAAAGAAATTGAAAGTTTTCGAGATAATTTAGAGGATTTACTGGAATCAAAAACTCTTTATAACCATTTTAGTCAAGAAATCGAGAGAATTTATCCTAAAGCTTTATCCAGGGTAATTCAAAAAACAGGATTAGACAGAGGAATATTTCCCACCAATTGCCCATTTACACCTGCAGAAATTTTAGATTTTGGTTTTTTACCTGATTAA
- the lysS gene encoding lysine--tRNA ligase, with the protein MSSESKQPKTQNTSSLEEIRATRLEKVQQLQDLGLNPYAYHWKSTHHNAELQETYADLSPGEEIDTQVAVAGRIIARRVFGKLAFFSLQDETGTIQLYLEKNRIEAFMSEPPKAFEQIKKLTDTGDILGVKGTIKKTEKGELSIYVQEYAILTKSLLPLPDKWHGLTDTEKRYRQRYVDLIVNPQVRQTFRRRAQITAAIRRYLEAKDFLEIETPVLQSEAGGADARPFITYHNTLEMDLYLRIATELHLKRLIVGGFEKVFELGRIFRNEGVSTRHNPEFTSIEVYQAYADYYDMMALTEDLISTIAQEVLGKLAITYQEQLIDLTPPWSKITMQELVREKTNLDFTQFDDFNTAKVAVEAIGINIPNDCTSLGKLLNLVFEEKVEATLIQPTFVLDFPLEISPLAKPHRSKLGLVERFELYAVGRELANSFSELTDPIDQRQRLEAQAAKKALGDVEANDVDEDFLTALEYGMPPTGGLGIGIDRLIMLLTDSPSIRDVIAFPLLKSQSAVIESWDYDSTHKILRVVFNNGSVYRYQDVPETIYQELKTTPSLGQYFNTQIKDKFGFDREL; encoded by the coding sequence ATGTCTTCAGAATCCAAGCAACCCAAAACCCAAAATACTTCTAGCCTCGAAGAGATACGCGCTACACGTCTTGAGAAAGTCCAACAACTTCAAGATTTAGGACTCAACCCCTACGCTTATCATTGGAAATCAACTCATCACAACGCCGAACTACAAGAAACATACGCTGATCTCTCACCAGGAGAAGAAATAGATACTCAAGTCGCTGTAGCGGGTAGAATCATCGCCCGTCGAGTTTTTGGGAAATTGGCCTTCTTCAGTCTGCAAGACGAGACAGGTACAATACAACTATACTTAGAAAAAAACCGTATCGAAGCCTTCATGTCAGAACCCCCCAAAGCCTTTGAGCAAATTAAAAAACTTACAGACACAGGGGACATTCTCGGAGTAAAAGGTACTATTAAAAAAACCGAAAAAGGTGAATTATCAATCTACGTACAAGAATACGCCATTTTGACCAAATCCCTCCTACCTTTGCCCGATAAATGGCATGGCTTAACCGATACCGAAAAACGCTACCGTCAAAGATACGTTGATTTAATCGTCAACCCTCAAGTCAGACAAACCTTTCGCCGACGCGCTCAAATAACCGCTGCCATTCGCCGTTATTTAGAAGCTAAAGACTTTTTGGAAATCGAAACCCCAGTATTACAAAGTGAAGCAGGAGGGGCAGATGCACGCCCTTTTATCACCTATCACAACACTTTGGAGATGGACCTGTATCTACGCATCGCTACAGAACTACATCTAAAGCGCCTCATCGTGGGAGGCTTTGAAAAAGTATTTGAATTGGGGCGCATTTTCCGCAATGAAGGCGTTTCCACTCGTCATAACCCTGAATTCACCTCCATCGAAGTTTATCAAGCTTACGCCGATTATTACGACATGATGGCGCTGACAGAAGATTTAATCAGTACCATCGCCCAAGAAGTTCTCGGTAAATTAGCAATAACCTATCAAGAACAACTCATCGACTTAACACCTCCCTGGTCAAAAATTACGATGCAAGAGTTAGTCAGAGAGAAAACTAATTTAGATTTCACTCAATTTGACGACTTTAACACCGCTAAAGTTGCTGTAGAAGCTATAGGGATAAATATACCCAATGACTGCACTAGTCTCGGCAAGTTACTCAATCTAGTTTTCGAGGAAAAAGTAGAAGCAACCTTGATTCAGCCCACTTTTGTCCTAGACTTTCCTCTGGAAATTTCACCCCTAGCTAAACCCCATCGCAGTAAACTAGGGTTAGTAGAACGCTTTGAACTGTACGCAGTAGGAAGAGAACTAGCTAATAGCTTTTCTGAATTGACCGATCCTATCGATCAACGGCAAAGATTAGAAGCACAAGCAGCTAAAAAAGCCTTAGGAGATGTAGAAGCCAACGACGTAGACGAAGACTTCTTAACCGCACTAGAATACGGAATGCCCCCTACGGGTGGTTTAGGGATTGGGATCGATCGCCTCATCATGCTACTAACAGACTCTCCTAGTATTCGAGATGTGATCGCTTTTCCTCTTTTAAAATCCCAAAGTGCGGTTATAGAATCCTGGGACTACGATAGCACTCATAAAATTCTTAGAGTAGTATTTAACAATGGTAGCGTCTATCGATACCAAGACGTCCCCGAAACCATTTACCAAGAACTCAAAACAACCCCATCTTTGGGGCAATATTTTAATACCCAGATCAAAGATAAATTTGGTTTCGACCGAGAACTATGA